The Octadecabacter arcticus 238 genome contains a region encoding:
- a CDS encoding TetR family transcriptional regulator C-terminal domain-containing protein, protein MKTIKDTATRKRTAPREVRRRQLIMAAMDSISKRGFSDTTLRHVTEKAELSHGVVNYHFDSKEALYDATLGFLAQEHYDMWTQYYDKAGPTAAEKLSAIICADFDKKTCTKKRLAVWFAFWGQAKYRPNYLKIHNKHDNERYERIIKICQEIIVDGDYDNLQADRLARTIESLTDGSWLCLMLYPDVADRVEYREDCLLTLAQFFPKHFPIDGPTHP, encoded by the coding sequence GTGAAAACAATCAAAGACACCGCAACACGAAAGCGCACCGCACCGCGCGAGGTTCGCCGACGACAGCTCATCATGGCCGCGATGGATTCCATATCTAAGCGTGGGTTTTCGGACACAACGCTGCGGCATGTGACGGAAAAAGCAGAACTTTCGCACGGGGTGGTCAACTACCACTTTGACAGTAAAGAAGCGCTTTACGACGCGACTTTGGGTTTTTTGGCGCAAGAACACTACGACATGTGGACCCAGTATTACGACAAGGCCGGGCCAACGGCGGCGGAGAAGTTGTCAGCAATCATTTGTGCGGATTTTGACAAGAAGACCTGCACCAAAAAAAGACTGGCTGTCTGGTTTGCGTTCTGGGGTCAGGCAAAGTACCGGCCCAACTATTTGAAAATTCACAATAAGCACGACAACGAGCGATACGAACGGATAATCAAGATTTGCCAAGAGATCATTGTTGATGGTGACTACGACAATCTACAAGCAGACCGTTTAGCACGCACGATTGAATCCCTAACGGACGGGTCTTGGCTGTGCCTGATGCTGTATCCGGATGTCGCGGACCGCGTTGAATACCGTGAAGATTGCCTACTGACGTTGGCGCAGTTTTTCCCCAAACACTTCCCGATTGATGGGCCGACCCACCCTTAG
- the tnpA gene encoding IS200/IS605 family transposase produces the protein MIYSTGSHTKFYHRFHVVWTTKYRYKVMRGEMRERIRETIIQTCQELGVHIETGVLSTDHVHMFISVPPQIALSKVMMRIKGRLSYKIQREFPELRKRYWGQRFWARGFFSTTSGNVTDAVILQYLELHSKREPTGASR, from the coding sequence ATGATCTATTCCACAGGAAGCCATACCAAATTTTATCACCGATTTCACGTCGTCTGGACAACAAAATACCGATACAAAGTTATGCGCGGTGAAATGCGTGAGCGTATCCGTGAAACCATTATCCAAACATGCCAAGAACTTGGCGTGCATATTGAGACGGGCGTATTGTCGACCGATCACGTCCACATGTTCATATCGGTCCCGCCTCAGATAGCTTTGTCAAAGGTGATGATGCGGATCAAGGGACGCTTGTCTTATAAGATACAGCGCGAGTTTCCCGAACTGCGCAAACGGTACTGGGGCCAGCGGTTTTGGGCTCGCGGATTTTTCTCAACAACCAGCGGCAATGTCACTGACGCTGTCATACTTCAGTATCTTGAATTACATTCAAAAAGGGAACCTACCGGCGCCAGCCGGTAG
- a CDS encoding IS30 family transposase codes for MDIRSKHLSSEDRGVILAEHNRGSSQRLIGQLLHRPASTICRELARGRQEDGSYCPQAARQAYDARRARCRRERKLVEGSDLYRFVHGKLVHLHWSPEQIAQRLRLMKPDDPSAHVSHETIYAAIYAQPRGGLKAAMIEALRQAKPKRGLKRRTAAGSAMVPESLRIINRPEEIEARLVPGHWEGDLIKGAFNRSSVGTLVERKTRFVILCKMDGNGAEAALDSFTRQMRRLPAALRKSMTYDRGSEMACHPELARRLKIDIWFCDPHAPWQRGSNENTNGLLRQYMPKGTDLNGASQTWLNDVANLMNNRPRKTLGWRTPAEAMADEIAAFKSTVALDV; via the coding sequence ATGGACATACGAAGCAAGCACCTCAGCAGCGAGGACCGTGGCGTGATATTAGCCGAGCATAATAGGGGCAGCAGTCAGCGGTTGATCGGCCAGCTTTTGCATCGCCCGGCGAGCACGATCTGCCGTGAGCTGGCGCGAGGTCGGCAGGAAGACGGCAGCTATTGCCCGCAAGCGGCGCGGCAGGCCTATGATGCCCGGCGTGCGCGCTGCCGCCGCGAGCGCAAGCTTGTGGAGGGGAGCGATCTTTATCGTTTTGTTCATGGCAAGCTCGTACATCTGCACTGGTCGCCTGAGCAGATTGCGCAGAGACTGCGTCTCATGAAGCCTGATGATCCATCCGCCCATGTGAGCCATGAGACCATCTATGCCGCGATTTACGCGCAGCCACGTGGTGGGCTGAAGGCGGCGATGATCGAGGCGTTGCGTCAAGCGAAGCCTAAGCGTGGGCTCAAGCGCAGGACAGCGGCGGGCAGTGCTATGGTCCCGGAATCATTGCGCATTATCAATCGCCCTGAAGAGATCGAAGCGCGACTGGTACCAGGCCATTGGGAGGGCGACCTCATCAAGGGCGCATTCAATCGCTCGTCAGTGGGGACCTTGGTCGAGCGCAAGACACGCTTTGTCATTCTTTGCAAAATGGACGGCAATGGGGCCGAGGCCGCGCTCGACAGCTTCACCCGCCAGATGAGACGACTACCCGCTGCTTTGCGCAAGAGCATGACCTACGACCGCGGCTCCGAAATGGCCTGCCACCCCGAACTCGCCAGACGGTTGAAGATCGATATCTGGTTCTGCGATCCGCATGCGCCTTGGCAGCGTGGCAGCAACGAGAACACCAACGGACTGCTGCGTCAGTACATGCCCAAAGGAACTGACCTGAACGGTGCAAGCCAAACATGGCTGAACGACGTTGCAAACCTGATGAACAACCGTCCGAGAAAAACTCTCGGTTGGAGAACACCCGCTGAAGCCATGGCCGACGAAATCGCGGCCTTCAAATCAACCGTTGCACTTGATGTTTGA
- a CDS encoding 3-deoxy-manno-octulosonate cytidylyltransferase: MKVLVVIPARYASTRYPGKPLVELRGATGEARSLIQRSWDAAQGVTGVDRVAVATDDDRIKSAAEAFGAEVVMTSADCQNGTERCAEALDKLGGGYDIVVNLQGDAPLTPAWFIEDLVAGLSAHPVAEVATPVLRCDGRALNGLLNDRRQGRVGGTTAVFGADHNALFFSKEVIPYTGQEFDDADETPVFHHVGVYAYRPSALAAYPRWASGPLEHLEGLEQLRFLERGAHMLCVEVEARGRQFWELNNPQDVPKIEAMLAEMGHF; the protein is encoded by the coding sequence ATGAAGGTCCTTGTCGTCATTCCCGCCCGCTATGCTTCGACACGTTATCCGGGAAAGCCGTTGGTTGAACTGCGCGGCGCTACGGGTGAAGCTCGAAGCCTGATCCAGCGATCATGGGATGCAGCGCAGGGCGTTACGGGCGTGGACCGTGTCGCTGTCGCGACAGATGATGACCGGATTAAATCCGCGGCAGAAGCGTTTGGTGCTGAAGTCGTGATGACATCGGCAGACTGCCAAAACGGCACCGAGCGTTGCGCGGAAGCTTTGGACAAATTGGGCGGCGGATACGATATCGTTGTGAACCTGCAAGGCGATGCACCGCTGACGCCCGCTTGGTTTATCGAAGACCTTGTGGCTGGCCTGTCCGCGCATCCGGTGGCCGAAGTCGCAACCCCTGTGCTGCGCTGTGATGGTCGCGCGCTGAATGGTCTCCTGAACGATCGCCGTCAGGGACGTGTTGGCGGCACCACGGCGGTGTTCGGAGCCGACCACAACGCGCTGTTCTTCTCAAAAGAAGTCATTCCTTACACGGGTCAAGAATTTGACGATGCGGACGAAACCCCAGTCTTCCATCATGTAGGGGTTTATGCCTACCGCCCGTCCGCACTGGCCGCCTATCCACGCTGGGCGTCGGGTCCGCTGGAACACCTAGAGGGTCTCGAGCAGCTGCGGTTTTTGGAACGCGGCGCGCATATGCTGTGTGTTGAGGTTGAAGCCCGAGGTCGCCAGTTTTGGGAGCTGAATAACCCACAAGACGTCCCTAAAATTGAAGCTATGCTTGCAGAGATGGGCCACTTCTGA
- the cysQ gene encoding 3'(2'),5'-bisphosphate nucleotidase CysQ: MDFDKLTEVIRKLSLEAGDIIMDIYNSDDFDVRSKSDDSPVTAADEAADAHISAGLRAAFPDVALVTEEQAESHSVTANTFLIVDPLDGTKEFIHRRGDFTVNIAYVHDGVPLRGVVYAPAKGRLFYTNATGDSVEEVGELDKNTVGTTVPISVSAPDKTGLMVVASKSHRDQATDDYINKYAVNDMKSAGSSLKFCLVATGEADLYPRVGRTMEWDTAAGHAVLSGAGGHVVRFDDHTPLTYGKEGFANPFFIAYAPGIDLKLP; encoded by the coding sequence ATGGATTTCGACAAGTTGACGGAAGTGATTCGGAAACTTTCGCTGGAAGCAGGCGATATCATCATGGATATCTACAACTCTGATGATTTTGACGTGCGTTCAAAAAGTGACGACAGCCCGGTCACGGCGGCCGACGAAGCGGCCGACGCGCATATTTCTGCTGGATTGCGGGCGGCGTTTCCTGATGTAGCGCTTGTGACTGAAGAACAGGCCGAAAGTCACAGCGTGACGGCCAACACGTTTTTGATCGTTGATCCGCTGGATGGCACCAAAGAATTCATCCACCGTCGTGGCGATTTTACCGTGAACATCGCCTATGTTCACGACGGGGTGCCGCTTCGTGGTGTTGTCTACGCACCTGCCAAGGGGCGATTGTTTTATACCAACGCGACCGGCGATTCGGTTGAAGAAGTTGGTGAACTGGACAAGAATACGGTCGGAACAACAGTCCCGATCTCTGTTTCCGCGCCAGACAAAACGGGCTTGATGGTCGTCGCATCTAAATCGCACCGCGATCAGGCGACGGACGATTACATCAACAAATACGCCGTAAATGATATGAAAAGTGCAGGGTCTTCGTTGAAATTCTGTCTGGTCGCGACTGGCGAGGCGGACCTGTACCCACGTGTCGGTCGGACGATGGAGTGGGACACAGCCGCTGGTCACGCGGTCTTGTCCGGTGCGGGCGGTCATGTCGTGCGGTTCGATGACCACACGCCGCTGACGTATGGCAAAGAAGGTTTCGCCAACCCGTTCTTTATCGCCTACGCGCCCGGTATTGATCTGAAGCTTCCGTAA
- a CDS encoding ABC transporter permease, whose product MFQVQRSKTRSRSAFSMLELIYHSIVREIRKDHRNAVVGMIMNMMQTIFFVTAFYFMFSILGLKGSAIRGDFLLYIMSGVFLFITHTKAMGAVLGAEGPASAMMKHAPMNTIVSITSSAIASLYIQVLSMCFVLYLYHVIFGPITIVDPIGAMGTVLLAWFSGVAVGMIILSIKPWFPGFVSIASSIYARANMIASGKMFVANSLPGFILPVFNCNPLFHSIDQARGYVFINYNPHYTSISYPLKVSLILIMVGLMLEFYTRKNASVSWDAAR is encoded by the coding sequence ATGTTCCAAGTACAGCGCTCCAAGACACGTTCGCGTTCAGCGTTCAGCATGTTAGAATTAATCTATCATTCCATTGTTCGTGAAATCCGCAAAGACCACCGGAATGCGGTCGTCGGAATGATTATGAACATGATGCAAACGATCTTTTTTGTGACCGCGTTCTATTTTATGTTCTCCATTCTGGGTCTGAAAGGCTCAGCGATCCGTGGCGACTTCCTGCTTTATATCATGTCGGGAGTATTCTTGTTCATCACCCACACCAAGGCGATGGGCGCAGTGCTCGGTGCCGAAGGTCCGGCGTCCGCAATGATGAAACACGCGCCGATGAACACGATTGTCTCGATTACATCGTCTGCCATTGCATCGCTTTATATCCAAGTGCTTTCGATGTGCTTTGTTCTCTATCTTTACCACGTGATTTTTGGTCCAATCACGATTGTTGATCCCATCGGCGCCATGGGGACTGTGCTGCTTGCGTGGTTTTCAGGCGTGGCGGTTGGCATGATCATTTTATCCATCAAGCCATGGTTTCCCGGTTTCGTATCAATTGCTTCGTCAATCTATGCCCGTGCCAACATGATTGCGTCCGGCAAAATGTTCGTTGCGAACTCGCTGCCTGGTTTCATACTGCCAGTTTTTAATTGTAACCCGCTGTTTCACAGCATCGACCAAGCACGCGGTTACGTTTTTATCAACTACAATCCACATTACACCTCGATCAGCTACCCGTTAAAAGTGTCTCTTATTTTGATCATGGTAGGCCTTATGCTGGAATTTTACACCCGCAAGAACGCGTCTGTCAGTTGGGATGCCGCAAGGTAA
- a CDS encoding COG3650 family protein produces MLFGTLASAQSLPERYMVADVASDDVLNIRAEPAASSEIIGELGPDTLNVEVLRTLDGWGYVGAGERSGWVSMRFLAPNPPPENKVPRPMSCSGTEPFWDVSFYPRGAEYNAMGEAGRDLTIFREGLAGNGYIVEAHEGPSLTRTIIINALPCRDGMSDRNFGMSMSMFTQAPDGNDLRTGCCTMHIN; encoded by the coding sequence ATGCTATTCGGGACGCTTGCGAGTGCACAGTCCTTGCCGGAACGCTACATGGTCGCAGATGTGGCCAGTGACGATGTCCTGAACATTCGCGCCGAACCAGCCGCGTCGTCAGAAATCATTGGTGAACTTGGACCCGACACCCTGAATGTAGAAGTGCTGCGCACGTTGGATGGCTGGGGCTATGTCGGGGCCGGTGAACGATCTGGTTGGGTTTCGATGCGGTTCCTCGCGCCTAATCCGCCGCCTGAAAACAAAGTCCCACGCCCCATGTCATGTTCCGGTACCGAACCGTTCTGGGATGTCTCTTTTTATCCGCGTGGCGCTGAATACAACGCTATGGGCGAAGCCGGACGCGACCTGACAATCTTTCGCGAAGGCTTAGCGGGCAACGGTTACATTGTTGAGGCCCATGAAGGTCCGTCATTGACCCGCACCATCATCATCAATGCACTGCCTTGCAGGGACGGGATGTCAGACCGAAACTTCGGCATGTCGATGTCCATGTTCACCCAAGCACCTGATGGAAATGACCTGCGGACCGGTTGCTGCACGATGCATATAAACTAA
- a CDS encoding IS630 family transposase, which produces MSKQYKTVSLSDEQRIALEALCRRRKVDALVWKRARAFLLLDAGEDAGTVCRILDIGPTVLTEWRLAFAGAGLSFFGLKDYSQRQGHLSVVQEQAVRAHFTAQPARNADEVCAYVLAECDQNYSTSGAAKLMRRLGFAYKKPQLLPAQADEAKQAAFIAKYEALMNGLTADEMVVFSDAVHPEHQSRPAHGWFPKGQKTALKATSGRKRLNIQGALELETFQFTFVEGEKINAQTTRQMLEKLERNNQTKTAIHVFVDNARYHHAKILQPWLDSPERRVKLHFLPAYAPHLNPIERLWGVIHKWVTHNRHYATFNQFTEAIFDFFRKTLPEKWPEFRDTVTDNFRVISLKEYKVI; this is translated from the coding sequence ATGAGCAAGCAATACAAAACAGTCTCCTTATCCGACGAGCAGCGCATAGCACTTGAAGCGCTTTGCCGCCGCCGCAAAGTTGACGCCCTTGTTTGGAAACGGGCGCGCGCGTTTCTTCTTTTGGACGCAGGAGAAGACGCCGGAACGGTTTGCCGGATTTTGGATATTGGCCCGACAGTTTTGACGGAGTGGCGATTAGCCTTTGCCGGTGCGGGACTATCGTTTTTCGGTCTGAAGGACTACAGCCAGCGTCAGGGTCATTTGTCCGTCGTGCAAGAGCAGGCGGTGAGAGCCCATTTCACCGCGCAGCCTGCCCGCAATGCCGATGAGGTCTGTGCCTATGTTCTAGCCGAGTGCGACCAAAACTACAGCACGTCGGGAGCCGCCAAGCTGATGCGCCGCCTGGGGTTCGCGTATAAGAAACCACAATTGCTGCCTGCACAGGCCGATGAAGCCAAGCAGGCTGCGTTTATTGCCAAATATGAGGCCCTGATGAACGGGTTGACCGCAGATGAGATGGTTGTCTTTTCGGACGCTGTCCACCCCGAACACCAGAGCCGCCCCGCCCATGGTTGGTTCCCCAAGGGACAAAAGACGGCCCTGAAGGCGACATCAGGGCGCAAGCGGCTCAACATTCAGGGCGCGCTTGAACTTGAGACTTTCCAGTTCACCTTTGTGGAAGGCGAGAAGATCAATGCCCAGACAACCCGACAGATGCTGGAAAAGTTGGAACGCAACAACCAAACCAAGACGGCCATCCACGTCTTTGTCGACAATGCCCGCTATCATCATGCCAAGATACTACAGCCATGGCTGGACAGCCCAGAACGTCGGGTGAAGTTGCATTTCTTGCCAGCATATGCCCCGCACCTCAACCCGATCGAGCGTCTTTGGGGTGTTATTCACAAATGGGTCACCCACAATCGGCACTATGCAACGTTCAACCAATTCACAGAGGCCATTTTCGACTTCTTCCGCAAGACCCTGCCAGAAAAATGGCCAGAGTTCCGCGACACCGTCACCGACAACTTCCGCGTCATATCGCTCAAGGAATACAAAGTGATTTGA
- the tsaE gene encoding tRNA (adenosine(37)-N6)-threonylcarbamoyltransferase complex ATPase subunit type 1 TsaE, which yields MARTTTTLRLTTQDDTDHLGRVLAKYARAGDCFLLRGQIGSGKSALARAFIHTLLGPDTEVPSPTFTLVQTYDYDDLEIWHADLYRLGDAQEAVELGLTDAFNDHICLIEWPELLGDLKPNTALDIELSVAPDCHLATLTFGENWRDRLKDFAQDA from the coding sequence ATGGCGCGCACAACCACTACACTTCGACTAACCACACAGGACGACACCGATCACCTCGGTCGCGTTCTCGCGAAGTATGCACGTGCCGGTGATTGTTTTCTTCTGCGCGGACAAATCGGGTCTGGCAAGTCAGCGTTGGCGCGGGCGTTTATCCACACCCTGCTGGGCCCTGATACCGAAGTGCCTTCGCCCACTTTCACCCTCGTGCAGACCTACGACTATGACGATCTAGAAATCTGGCACGCCGATCTCTATCGCCTTGGCGATGCGCAAGAGGCGGTTGAGCTTGGCTTGACGGACGCGTTCAACGACCACATTTGCCTGATCGAATGGCCGGAGCTATTGGGCGATCTTAAGCCAAACACCGCCCTTGATATTGAGCTTTCAGTGGCGCCGGATTGCCACCTCGCGACGCTTACGTTTGGCGAAAATTGGCGCGATCGGCTCAAGGACTTCGCGCAAGATGCGTAA
- a CDS encoding aminoglycoside phosphotransferase family protein, with the protein MRNTVVTQWLAATEWADWQRIALSGDASARRYERLLGPKGQSVILMDAPPETCGSQSRFVTIAAYLKTLNLAAPEVLEWDNPKGLMILSDLGQHDFATYLSAAPKDEAILYSAAVDVLRTLQSTPPPNGLTRMTSDVGANMIGVAFEWAATDQSMDLATEITARLRRLLHDVDPDPCALSLRDFHAENLIWRPAGHANLRIGLLDFQDAFITHPTYDLASLLRDARRDVDPVLLAPLLAQLAGEDGNVADFKRAFHVMAVQRNLRILGIFHRLARQDGKTGYLSLVPRVWAHLQTDLATPDLIDLGRLVAWAFDPERVNS; encoded by the coding sequence ATGCGTAACACTGTCGTAACCCAATGGTTGGCGGCAACCGAATGGGCCGATTGGCAAAGGATCGCATTGTCCGGCGACGCGTCGGCGCGCCGTTATGAGCGCCTGCTGGGTCCCAAGGGCCAATCCGTCATTTTGATGGATGCGCCGCCAGAAACATGTGGCAGCCAATCACGTTTCGTGACCATCGCAGCGTACCTCAAAACGCTCAACCTCGCAGCGCCTGAGGTTCTGGAATGGGATAACCCAAAGGGTCTGATGATCCTCAGCGATCTTGGCCAACACGATTTCGCAACATACCTAAGCGCGGCGCCAAAAGACGAAGCAATTCTGTATAGCGCAGCGGTCGACGTACTGCGAACTCTGCAATCCACACCACCACCCAATGGCCTGACGAGAATGACATCAGATGTCGGTGCGAACATGATTGGCGTGGCATTTGAATGGGCCGCAACAGATCAAAGCATGGATCTCGCCACAGAGATAACCGCGCGCCTGCGCCGCCTTTTGCACGACGTAGATCCCGACCCCTGCGCGCTATCACTCAGGGATTTTCACGCGGAAAACCTGATTTGGCGCCCAGCAGGCCATGCCAACTTGCGCATTGGACTGCTCGATTTTCAGGATGCATTTATCACCCACCCGACTTACGATCTGGCGTCGTTGCTGCGTGATGCGCGACGAGACGTTGACCCTGTATTACTCGCCCCTCTGCTCGCCCAACTCGCTGGCGAAGATGGGAACGTTGCAGATTTCAAACGCGCGTTTCATGTAATGGCGGTGCAGCGCAATTTGCGCATTCTGGGCATTTTTCATCGCCTTGCACGACAGGATGGCAAAACCGGATACCTTTCCCTCGTCCCACGGGTTTGGGCGCATTTACAGACCGACCTTGCGACCCCTGACCTTATCGACCTTGGGCGTCTTGTCGCGTGGGCGTTTGACCCTGAACGAGTAAATTCATGA
- a CDS encoding nucleotidyltransferase family protein, with amino-acid sequence MTTPSAILLFTAGLGTRMAPLTNTRPKPLVSVAGVALLDHALAHCAGLRTVVNVHYFADQIRDHLVQTDVLISDESKQLLETGGGLKHALPLLGSNPVLTMNTDAVWKGPNPVQALTQAWTPIEMEAVLLLIPRAHAVSHTGSGDFDLDSSGRLTRGTKYVYSGVQIIHTDGLADITEDAFSMWVLWDGMLKRKTMFGVVYDGQWCDVGRPDSIEIAQEMLAGGDDV; translated from the coding sequence ATGACGACCCCGTCCGCCATATTACTGTTCACCGCTGGTCTTGGAACCCGCATGGCCCCCCTGACCAACACACGGCCAAAGCCATTGGTAAGCGTCGCAGGCGTCGCGTTGCTCGATCATGCATTGGCGCACTGCGCGGGTCTTCGGACAGTCGTGAATGTACATTACTTTGCAGACCAAATCCGCGATCACTTGGTGCAAACCGATGTCCTGATCTCTGATGAATCCAAACAATTGCTGGAAACCGGTGGTGGGCTGAAACACGCGCTTCCATTGCTGGGTAGCAATCCGGTTCTGACGATGAACACTGACGCTGTCTGGAAAGGGCCGAACCCCGTACAGGCGCTCACTCAAGCGTGGACGCCCATTGAAATGGAGGCTGTATTGCTGTTGATCCCTCGCGCTCATGCAGTTAGCCATACTGGGTCGGGGGACTTTGATCTCGATAGCTCTGGTCGCCTGACCCGCGGAACCAAATATGTTTATTCCGGCGTCCAGATTATCCACACAGATGGGCTGGCTGATATTACTGAAGATGCGTTTTCAATGTGGGTACTGTGGGACGGAATGCTAAAACGAAAAACGATGTTTGGTGTCGTCTATGACGGGCAATGGTGTGATGTTGGTAGGCCTGACAGCATCGAAATTGCACAAGAAATGCTCGCTGGAGGTGATGATGTTTGA